Proteins encoded in a region of the Clostridium beijerinckii genome:
- a CDS encoding SAM-dependent methyltransferase produces MDIDKIFYKTLFKNLFSDPVEIKFWDGTTEKYLEGEPVFKIIFNEPISKADIIKNPSLAFGEGYMTKKVDIEGSVKKAIESIYNNKDSFLNNSNMYSKLLRKASNNIKHSKENIEFHYDIGNDFYKLWLDDTMTYSCAYFKTPSDSLTQAQKNKVLHILNKLDLKEGETLLDIGCGWGELIISAAKEYNVKATGITLSSEQFAKVKEKIDNENLNNLVDVQLVDYREFKDRQFDKIVSVGMLEHVGKDHITEYFNTIDRLLNDKGLSLLHCITSVTEGGNNTWIDKYIFPGGYVPSVSELIFSMSDKNFNVIDVENLRLHYEKTLEHWASNFENALPEIRKTKDETFIRMWRLYLNACAASFNSGNVHIHQFLFGKGVNNNLHWTREYMYK; encoded by the coding sequence ATGGATATTGATAAGATATTTTATAAAACATTATTTAAGAATCTGTTTAGCGATCCTGTAGAAATAAAATTTTGGGATGGAACTACTGAAAAATATTTAGAAGGAGAACCAGTTTTCAAAATTATTTTTAATGAACCAATTTCCAAAGCTGATATTATTAAAAATCCATCATTAGCATTTGGAGAAGGGTATATGACTAAGAAAGTAGATATAGAGGGAAGTGTTAAAAAAGCTATAGAGTCTATATATAATAATAAGGATAGCTTTTTGAATAATAGTAACATGTATTCAAAGCTTCTAAGAAAAGCTTCAAATAATATCAAACATAGTAAAGAAAATATTGAGTTTCATTATGATATAGGCAATGATTTTTATAAACTATGGTTAGACGATACAATGACATATTCATGTGCGTATTTCAAGACACCTAGTGATTCACTGACACAAGCACAAAAGAATAAGGTGCTACACATCCTTAATAAATTGGACTTAAAAGAAGGAGAAACTTTACTTGATATAGGATGTGGATGGGGTGAATTAATTATTTCTGCAGCTAAGGAATATAATGTGAAAGCTACTGGAATAACTTTAAGTTCTGAGCAATTTGCAAAAGTCAAAGAAAAAATAGATAATGAGAATCTGAACAATCTAGTTGATGTTCAGCTTGTTGATTATAGGGAATTTAAAGATAGGCAATTTGATAAGATAGTTAGTGTAGGTATGCTGGAACATGTAGGAAAAGATCATATTACTGAATATTTTAATACTATAGATAGATTATTAAATGATAAGGGATTATCTTTACTTCATTGCATAACATCAGTTACAGAAGGTGGAAATAATACTTGGATAGATAAGTATATTTTTCCAGGTGGATACGTTCCATCTGTTTCAGAATTGATCTTCTCAATGTCAGATAAAAATTTCAATGTAATTGATGTAGAAAATCTTAGATTGCATTATGAAAAAACGCTAGAACATTGGGCAAGTAATTTTGAAAATGCTTTACCTGAAATAAGAAAAACTAAGGATGAAACATTTATAAGAATGTGGAGATTATATTTAAATGCCTGTGCAGCATCTTTTAATAGTGGAAATGTTCATATACACCAATTTCTATTTGGCAAAGGAGTAAATAATAATTTACATTGGACTAGAGAGTATATGTATAAATAA
- a CDS encoding galactose ABC transporter substrate-binding protein — translation MKIFNKRIATVLFTLTIFSLISITQVKTIASLDSNTSRVSNIAVIFFVTDDPFTMKVIESLKNIENENQNKVKFTFLNPKNNIAIQDELLDAALQTKYDLFILYLPDRRESTVESVINKIKQKNKPLILMNIIPEVASKASKLYDKVVFVTPDSKKAGIAQGKIIADFWNRNKSGLDTNGDNILQYVLLQGPSDDPQPIDRSKYAISTLNDSGIKTQELARVNANWSKDLAKSSIDNLFLKYNGRIEAIISNNDAMAIGAIEALQKYGYNKDNKSKNIAVVGIDGLQEAKNLIDKGIMTGTVIQDPRIEAEVLYNVGMNLIKNLSPTENTDYKVVDGEIIIPFPYDTYIRSIS, via the coding sequence ATGAAAATATTTAATAAAAGAATTGCGACGGTATTGTTTACTTTAACTATTTTTTCATTGATATCTATAACTCAAGTTAAAACAATAGCAAGTTTGGATTCTAACACTAGTAGAGTGTCTAATATAGCAGTAATATTTTTCGTAACTGATGATCCATTTACTATGAAAGTTATTGAAAGCCTAAAGAATATAGAAAATGAGAATCAAAATAAAGTGAAATTTACTTTTTTAAATCCTAAGAACAATATAGCAATACAAGATGAACTATTAGATGCTGCGTTACAAACAAAATATGATTTGTTTATATTATATTTACCAGACAGAAGAGAAAGTACTGTAGAAAGTGTTATTAACAAGATTAAGCAAAAGAATAAACCTTTAATACTAATGAATATTATACCTGAAGTGGCTTCAAAAGCTTCTAAATTATATGATAAGGTTGTTTTTGTAACTCCTGACTCGAAGAAAGCTGGCATTGCTCAAGGTAAAATTATTGCTGATTTTTGGAATAGAAATAAAAGCGGTTTAGATACAAATGGTGATAATATATTACAGTATGTTTTGTTGCAAGGTCCATCTGATGATCCACAGCCCATTGATAGAAGTAAATATGCAATATCAACGCTTAATGATTCTGGAATAAAGACGCAAGAACTTGCTAGAGTAAATGCTAATTGGTCTAAGGATTTAGCTAAAAGTTCTATTGATAATCTGTTCCTTAAATATAATGGAAGAATTGAAGCAATAATTTCAAACAATGATGCTATGGCAATAGGAGCTATTGAGGCATTACAAAAATATGGATATAACAAAGATAATAAGTCAAAAAATATAGCTGTTGTTGGAATTGATGGATTACAAGAAGCAAAAAATTTAATTGATAAAGGAATCATGACTGGAACTGTTATTCAAGATCCAAGGATTGAAGCTGAAGTTTTATATAATGTTGGAATGAATTTAATTAAAAATTTAAGCCCAACAGAAAATACAGATTATAAAGTTGTTGATGGAGAAATTATAATACCATTTCCGTATGATACATATATACGTAGCATTAGTTAA
- the larA gene encoding nickel-dependent lactate racemase — MASIEIPYSTKSLKINIDDKNLKGILVSKANTYKADISQNDIVNKALDNCIGSKSLEELVIGKNNMVIITSDHTRPVPSKITMPILLQRIRNVNPNINIKILIATGFHRPTTRDEMINKFGQTIVDNEEIINHISTDESSLINVGTLPSGGELFLNKLAMETELLIAEGFIEPHFFAGFSGGRKSILPGIASAKTIMANHCSEFINSNHARTGIIKDNPIHKDMLYAAEKANLAFILNVVIDEDKNIINAFAGDSKLAHEEGCKFVMELSSVKSIQADIAISSNGGYPLDQNIYQAVKGMTAAEATCKKGGVIIMIAACNDGHGGQSFYETIANSKSPEELLEQILKVPRNETIPDQWEIQILTRILCNYTVIVVTDMCDPNMIKSMHMKHAYTFDEALSIAYDIKGKDADVVVIPNGVGVVVK, encoded by the coding sequence ATGGCTTCAATCGAGATTCCATACTCAACAAAATCTTTAAAAATAAACATTGATGATAAAAATCTAAAGGGCATTTTAGTTTCCAAGGCAAATACCTATAAAGCTGATATTTCACAAAATGATATAGTGAATAAAGCTCTTGATAATTGCATAGGTAGTAAATCTTTAGAGGAATTAGTAATTGGTAAAAATAATATGGTTATTATAACTAGTGATCATACACGACCTGTTCCTAGTAAAATTACCATGCCAATTTTATTACAAAGAATAAGGAACGTTAATCCCAACATAAACATAAAAATTCTTATAGCCACAGGTTTTCATAGACCAACAACTAGAGATGAAATGATAAATAAATTCGGGCAAACCATAGTTGATAACGAAGAGATTATAAACCATATTTCAACAGATGAAAGCAGTTTAATAAATGTGGGAACACTACCTTCTGGTGGTGAGTTGTTTCTAAATAAATTAGCGATGGAAACCGAGCTCCTAATAGCAGAAGGTTTTATAGAACCACATTTTTTTGCTGGATTTTCTGGCGGAAGAAAAAGCATATTACCTGGAATAGCTTCAGCAAAAACCATAATGGCAAATCACTGTTCTGAATTTATTAACAGCAATCATGCAAGGACTGGAATTATAAAAGATAATCCTATACACAAAGATATGCTCTATGCTGCTGAAAAAGCAAATCTTGCATTTATATTAAATGTAGTTATAGATGAAGATAAAAATATTATAAATGCTTTTGCTGGTGATAGTAAACTTGCCCATGAGGAAGGTTGCAAATTTGTTATGGAGCTTTCTAGTGTAAAAAGCATACAAGCTGATATTGCAATTTCAAGTAATGGGGGATATCCACTAGATCAAAATATATACCAAGCTGTAAAGGGTATGACAGCTGCAGAAGCTACATGTAAGAAAGGCGGAGTAATTATTATGATAGCCGCTTGTAACGATGGACATGGTGGCCAATCTTTTTACGAAACTATAGCAAATTCAAAATCTCCTGAAGAACTTCTTGAACAAATATTAAAAGTTCCTAGAAATGAAACAATACCTGATCAATGGGAGATTCAAATTTTAACACGAATTTTATGTAACTATACTGTGATCGTAGTTACAGATATGTGCGATCCTAATATGATTAAGAGTATGCATATGAAACACGCTTATACTTTTGATGAAGCATTAAGCATTGCATATGACATAAAAGGTAAAGATGCAGATGTTGTAGTCATTCCAAATGGTGTAGGTGTAGTTGTTAAATAA
- a CDS encoding copper homeostasis protein CutC → MIIFEACVGNYDDAILAAKRGANRIELCDNLIEGGTTPSYGTIRKIVEDLDIPIMVIIRPRGGSFTYTKEELEIMKYDVKMCKELGVHGVVIGAVKDSRVDKEIIEELVNLAKPMTITFHMAFDEVEDKKIALDEIIKLRIDRILTKGGCENAMAGKECLKDLVKYADGRISIMPGKGITKENRDFLLEYTGAVEIHGTRVV, encoded by the coding sequence ATGATAATATTTGAAGCATGTGTGGGGAATTATGATGATGCAATTTTAGCTGCTAAAAGGGGAGCAAATAGAATAGAACTTTGTGATAATTTGATTGAGGGAGGAACCACTCCAAGTTACGGAACAATAAGAAAAATTGTTGAGGATCTCGATATACCAATAATGGTTATTATAAGGCCACGTGGAGGAAGCTTTACTTATACAAAAGAAGAACTAGAAATAATGAAATACGATGTAAAGATGTGCAAAGAACTAGGAGTTCACGGGGTGGTAATTGGTGCTGTAAAAGATTCTAGGGTAGATAAAGAAATAATAGAGGAGTTAGTTAACTTGGCAAAGCCTATGACAATAACTTTTCATATGGCATTTGACGAAGTTGAGGATAAAAAGATAGCTCTAGATGAAATAATTAAATTAAGAATAGATAGAATACTTACTAAGGGCGGATGCGAAAATGCTATGGCTGGAAAAGAATGTTTAAAAGATTTAGTTAAATATGCAGACGGTAGAATTTCAATAATGCCAGGAAAAGGAATTACTAAGGAAAATAGAGATTTTCTTTTAGAATATACAGGTGCAGTTGAAATACATGGTACTAGAGTAGTTTAA
- a CDS encoding sigma 54-interacting transcriptional regulator — MLENKILELIENEDKRKPLTDSDIAKLVNTTREYITQFRTEKNINNSRQRKESILYSDIKKIIIEDKDISDRQLCKRLSILGYDISRYSVSQIKKSIISEIFPQNVAKKSNLNKEQSKNFITVKSAVDKDGTEINNSPNIDNSNNGDKSNTNYLRNIIGYHGSLKNAISQAEAAVLYPPHGLHTLLLGASGVGKSFFAEAMYNFAISSSHFDKNAPFVLFNCADYVDNPQLLLSQLFGYSKGAFTGANTDKVGLVEKANNGILFLDEVHRLPSEGQEILFYLLDKGKYRRLGETENSRTANVMIIAATTEDPKSSLLLTFRRRIPMIIELPSINNRPVNEKYVLIKSFFSQESARVRKEITIRYEVIRSLLLYNCPGNIGQLRSDIQVACARGFCNSLSNNSNEVVIDIKDLPKHVPLEILSVKDRELVSEDIFNEDLIVNPNDVVTQKSKDDRYMLPDGIYSNIEEKYYKLEKQGLSKDEINKILWSKVEFNLSKFAKNIESNMFFPKEELKNIIDERILNVVEKVTNIAKQYMENIQENFYYCVAMHLNSTYERLKQGRIIRNPESDYIKKEYYNEYRIAKILTKEINNSLDIQLPEDEIGFIAMYLKTFSKVDENVSRVAVIVLSHGHVACGMADVANKLLGTNLAVGIEMSLDENPQILLERAIEVVKRVNEGKGCLILVDMGSLVTFGEIITKETGVPTRVIGRVDTVMVLEAVRRSLMENSNLYEISQALDGDKNYVGKVKGANKYTKTIITICITGEGTALKIKKYLEDVVLGNTNKNLRIISIGIINKNTAQDEIIKISRDHDIAAIVGTIDPELESIPFISFQDILKESGKLRLKEFLGINKKQFNPLINVIDEELIKVNNDSFTKSDLIDEMCNLLISKGKVSENFTMSVYKREMLGGTLFEGIFGIPHGLSEFVEKSSIAIFKLNNPILWDYNCMVDVVIMLALEENDGKVVRQLFDTLSKTEVANKLRKSNSPKEISDILLKI, encoded by the coding sequence TTGCTGGAAAATAAAATACTGGAGTTAATTGAAAATGAGGACAAAAGAAAGCCATTAACCGACAGTGATATTGCTAAATTAGTAAATACGACTAGAGAATATATAACTCAATTTAGAACAGAAAAAAATATAAATAATTCTCGCCAAAGAAAAGAATCAATCCTATATAGTGATATAAAAAAAATAATTATTGAAGATAAAGATATTTCAGATAGGCAGCTATGCAAAAGGCTATCTATTCTTGGATATGATATTTCTAGATATTCAGTATCTCAGATTAAAAAAAGTATAATTTCAGAAATTTTTCCGCAGAATGTTGCTAAAAAATCAAATTTAAATAAAGAGCAATCGAAAAATTTTATAACAGTTAAGTCAGCAGTTGATAAAGATGGGACGGAAATTAATAATAGTCCCAATATAGATAATTCAAATAATGGCGATAAAAGTAATACTAATTATTTAAGAAATATTATAGGATATCACGGTTCGTTAAAAAATGCAATTAGTCAAGCAGAAGCAGCAGTATTATATCCACCTCATGGTCTCCATACTCTTTTACTTGGAGCTTCTGGTGTTGGAAAAAGTTTTTTTGCAGAGGCTATGTATAATTTTGCTATTAGTTCTTCGCACTTTGATAAGAATGCACCCTTTGTACTTTTTAACTGTGCTGATTATGTAGATAATCCGCAATTACTTCTTTCTCAATTGTTTGGGTACAGTAAAGGTGCCTTTACTGGCGCTAATACGGATAAGGTTGGCTTAGTAGAGAAAGCAAACAATGGGATACTATTCTTAGATGAAGTGCATAGATTACCAAGCGAAGGTCAGGAAATATTGTTTTATCTGTTGGATAAAGGAAAGTACAGAAGGCTTGGTGAAACTGAAAATAGTAGGACAGCAAATGTGATGATAATTGCAGCAACAACAGAAGATCCAAAATCATCCTTGCTACTAACATTCAGAAGAAGAATTCCAATGATAATTGAACTTCCATCTATTAACAACAGGCCTGTTAATGAAAAATATGTACTGATTAAAAGTTTTTTTTCACAAGAATCAGCTAGAGTGAGAAAGGAAATTACCATACGATATGAAGTCATCAGATCGTTATTGTTATACAATTGTCCAGGGAACATAGGACAGCTACGAAGTGATATACAAGTTGCATGTGCAAGAGGTTTTTGTAATTCCTTAAGTAATAATTCAAATGAAGTTGTTATCGACATAAAAGATTTACCTAAGCATGTTCCTCTCGAAATATTAAGTGTTAAGGATAGAGAATTAGTTTCAGAAGATATTTTTAATGAAGATTTGATTGTTAATCCTAATGATGTTGTAACTCAGAAGTCTAAAGATGATAGATATATGTTACCAGATGGAATATATAGTAATATAGAGGAAAAGTATTATAAACTTGAAAAACAGGGGCTAAGTAAAGATGAAATTAATAAAATACTTTGGAGCAAAGTGGAATTCAATCTAAGTAAGTTTGCAAAAAATATAGAATCAAATATGTTTTTTCCAAAGGAGGAACTAAAAAATATTATAGATGAAAGAATATTAAATGTGGTTGAAAAAGTAACTAATATTGCAAAACAATATATGGAAAATATTCAGGAAAATTTTTATTATTGTGTAGCAATGCATTTGAATTCAACTTATGAACGACTAAAACAAGGCAGGATAATAAGGAATCCTGAATCAGATTATATAAAGAAGGAATATTACAATGAATACAGAATTGCAAAAATATTAACTAAAGAAATAAATAATAGCTTAGATATTCAACTTCCAGAAGATGAAATAGGCTTTATCGCCATGTACTTAAAAACGTTTTCTAAGGTGGATGAGAATGTAAGCAGAGTGGCTGTTATTGTATTAAGTCATGGCCATGTTGCTTGCGGTATGGCTGATGTAGCAAATAAGCTATTAGGTACAAATCTTGCAGTTGGAATTGAAATGTCACTAGATGAAAATCCTCAAATTTTGCTTGAAAGAGCTATAGAAGTAGTGAAAAGGGTTAATGAAGGTAAGGGTTGCTTGATATTGGTTGATATGGGATCCTTAGTTACATTTGGAGAGATAATAACAAAAGAAACTGGAGTTCCAACTAGAGTCATTGGTAGGGTAGATACTGTAATGGTGCTGGAAGCAGTTAGAAGATCATTAATGGAAAATAGTAATTTATACGAAATCTCCCAAGCTCTTGATGGGGATAAGAATTACGTTGGTAAAGTTAAAGGCGCAAATAAGTATACTAAAACTATAATTACCATATGTATAACAGGTGAAGGGACCGCGTTAAAAATAAAAAAGTATCTTGAAGATGTAGTGCTAGGAAATACAAATAAAAATTTAAGAATCATATCAATTGGAATTATAAATAAAAATACTGCTCAAGATGAAATAATTAAAATTAGTAGAGATCATGATATAGCTGCAATAGTCGGAACTATAGATCCAGAGTTAGAAAGTATTCCATTTATATCTTTTCAGGATATTTTAAAAGAATCAGGTAAATTAAGATTAAAAGAATTCCTCGGAATAAATAAGAAACAGTTTAATCCTTTAATAAATGTCATTGATGAGGAATTAATAAAAGTTAATAATGATAGTTTTACCAAAAGTGATTTAATAGATGAGATGTGTAATCTTCTTATATCAAAAGGGAAAGTTAGTGAGAATTTTACAATGAGTGTGTATAAGCGAGAAATGCTTGGAGGAACATTGTTTGAAGGAATATTTGGAATACCTCATGGCCTATCAGAATTCGTTGAAAAATCATCTATAGCTATTTTTAAACTTAATAATCCTATTTTATGGGATTATAATTGTATGGTAGATGTTGTTATTATGTTAGCACTTGAGGAAAATGATGGGAAAGTGGTTAGGCAATTATTTGATACCTTATCAAAGACAGAAGTAGCTAATAAATTAAGAAAATCAAATTCTCCGAAAGAGATTTCAGACATATTATTAAAAATCTAA
- a CDS encoding PTS sugar transporter subunit IIA, which produces MTRSIKEFLRRDLVVNNLEAKSAEDVFKKISPILLEAGFVEDSFFNGLVNRESKFPTGLLLGKYNVAIPHTDTIHVKKPAIAIATLKNPVKFNSMDGNGSVDVNIVFTMALNEPHSQIVMLQQLMFLIQNESILENMLQAKNSDEVYDIVSSFNCNCE; this is translated from the coding sequence ATGACTAGAAGTATTAAAGAATTTTTAAGAAGAGATTTAGTAGTAAATAATCTTGAAGCTAAATCAGCAGAGGATGTCTTTAAGAAGATATCTCCAATATTATTAGAAGCAGGATTTGTAGAAGATTCCTTTTTTAATGGGTTAGTAAATAGAGAAAGTAAATTTCCTACAGGTTTATTACTTGGAAAATACAATGTTGCAATACCCCATACAGATACCATACATGTTAAGAAACCAGCAATAGCCATTGCAACACTAAAAAATCCCGTGAAATTTAATAGTATGGATGGAAATGGAAGCGTAGATGTCAATATAGTATTTACTATGGCTTTAAATGAACCTCACAGCCAGATAGTAATGTTACAGCAATTAATGTTTTTAATCCAGAATGAAAGCATTCTCGAAAATATGCTTCAAGCAAAAAATAGCGACGAGGTGTATGATATCGTTTCAAGCTTTAATTGTAATTGCGAATAA
- a CDS encoding PTS sugar transporter subunit IIB: MDKQKLILVACGTGIATSTVVCKKVEDLIKTNGINARIIQCKISEVAGYEDQADLLVTTTISSRNYKFPVINAMNYLTNINPAKVDQGIIDALK, from the coding sequence ATGGACAAACAAAAACTAATATTAGTAGCTTGTGGTACAGGAATAGCAACTTCAACAGTTGTATGTAAAAAGGTGGAAGACTTGATTAAAACTAATGGCATTAATGCGAGGATTATACAATGCAAGATTTCAGAGGTAGCAGGTTATGAAGATCAAGCAGATCTCTTAGTAACAACTACAATTTCATCACGAAATTATAAATTCCCTGTAATTAATGCTATGAACTATCTAACTAATATTAATCCAGCAAAAGTTGATCAAGGAATTATAGATGCTTTGAAATAA
- a CDS encoding PTS galactitol transporter subunit IIC, with translation MLLNVVQYILNLGPTVMLPLTITIIGIIFGQGFKKAFRSGITIGIGFVGINLVVGLLTTNLGGAAQQMVTRYGLQLSIIDVGWPAAAAISWASPIAAIMIPIAMLVNLVMLATKATNVVDIDIWNYWHFTAAGASVYVLTNGNWLFAILAGILYEVAVIKIADKTAPMVQEFFGLEGVSLPTGSTAACGLIGIPIVSVVKRIPGIKNLKADPETIQKRFGVFGEPMMMGLILGIVLGILAGYGVDKILQIGISMAGVMFLMPRMVRILMEGLIPVSESVREFLQKKNFGKDRNLTIGLDAAVAVGHPAVIATALVLVPITLFLAVILPGNQVLPFGDLATICFYVAFIVGAAKGNIVHSVISGTIVMALGLLMATNIAGFHTQMAQMAQFTMPAGTSTISSLDMGGNFLNWIVIKIFQLFTGSL, from the coding sequence ATGTTATTAAATGTAGTGCAATACATTTTAAACTTAGGACCAACTGTTATGCTGCCATTAACAATTACTATTATCGGTATTATATTTGGACAAGGATTTAAAAAAGCATTTAGATCAGGTATTACAATTGGTATTGGTTTTGTTGGGATAAATTTGGTTGTCGGATTGCTTACAACAAATCTTGGTGGCGCAGCACAACAAATGGTTACTAGATATGGATTACAGCTAAGCATAATAGATGTAGGCTGGCCAGCTGCTGCTGCAATAAGTTGGGCATCTCCTATAGCAGCAATAATGATTCCAATAGCCATGTTAGTAAATTTAGTAATGCTAGCTACAAAGGCAACAAATGTAGTTGATATTGATATATGGAATTATTGGCACTTTACTGCAGCTGGTGCTAGTGTGTACGTATTAACTAATGGTAACTGGCTATTTGCTATTTTGGCTGGTATTTTATACGAAGTTGCTGTTATTAAGATTGCAGATAAGACAGCTCCAATGGTTCAAGAATTCTTTGGACTTGAGGGAGTATCATTACCAACCGGCTCAACTGCTGCATGTGGTCTAATTGGTATTCCTATTGTCAGTGTAGTAAAAAGAATTCCGGGGATAAAAAATTTAAAAGCAGACCCAGAAACTATTCAAAAAAGATTTGGCGTTTTTGGAGAACCTATGATGATGGGACTTATTCTTGGTATTGTACTTGGAATTCTTGCCGGCTATGGTGTAGATAAAATCTTGCAAATAGGTATTTCAATGGCTGGTGTCATGTTCTTAATGCCTAGAATGGTTAGAATACTTATGGAAGGTTTAATTCCAGTTTCAGAATCAGTTAGAGAATTCTTGCAAAAGAAAAATTTTGGGAAAGATAGAAATCTTACAATTGGTTTGGATGCAGCAGTAGCAGTTGGACATCCAGCAGTTATTGCAACAGCACTTGTATTAGTTCCTATTACATTATTCTTAGCAGTAATACTACCTGGAAATCAAGTTCTACCTTTTGGAGATTTAGCTACAATATGTTTTTATGTTGCCTTTATAGTTGGTGCGGCAAAAGGTAATATAGTGCACTCAGTTATATCAGGTACAATTGTTATGGCATTAGGATTACTAATGGCAACAAATATTGCTGGATTCCATACTCAAATGGCTCAAATGGCTCAGTTTACAATGCCAGCAGGAACATCAACTATTTCAAGCTTAGATATGGGTGGTAATTTCTTAAACTGGATAGTAATTAAGATATTCCAATTATTCACAGGAAGTCTATAA
- a CDS encoding sn-glycerol-1-phosphate dehydrogenase: MVIVEVINLKVEELIGMDFKCECGKRHSVEINSVKIGSNIIEQLPEFLKEFKNKKILIVQDVHTYDVAGKRVEETLNNDFLLKKYVFPQEHLLPDVYALGRVLIEIEDDTELILGVGSGVINDICRYVAYRAHVPYAIVCTAPSMDGYASVVSPLITDGFKESHKAAYAYGIYADIDIMKNAPMYLLCSGLGDVLGKYTALADWSITNLLTGEYYCKTIADMVQAAVDNCVAAAPRIPERNHEVVKNITDALVLSGITIGMSGSSRPASGSEHHIAHGWEIMFHTRNSEEKWVHGNFVGVGTVVMSMLFEALNDIDIKSVMAKKSFRYYDMNKWRQNIESVFGKVAGNVINYKKDAIELDPDKRQENAEKIAANWKEILDIGYTIVPSSENVKKILQDSGCVWHPEELGIDKDLFIKTFIAAKDIRTRYGVVHLIDDLGLTEEIANLIADKLYKSSNI, translated from the coding sequence ATGGTTATAGTGGAAGTAATAAATTTAAAAGTAGAAGAATTGATTGGAATGGATTTTAAGTGTGAATGTGGGAAAAGGCATAGTGTAGAAATTAATTCTGTAAAAATAGGAAGTAATATAATAGAACAACTTCCAGAATTCCTTAAAGAGTTTAAGAATAAAAAAATATTAATTGTACAAGATGTACACACATATGATGTAGCTGGAAAAAGAGTTGAAGAAACATTAAATAACGATTTTTTATTAAAGAAATATGTATTTCCACAGGAACACTTATTACCTGATGTATATGCTCTTGGAAGAGTTTTAATAGAAATAGAAGATGATACAGAACTTATACTTGGTGTAGGTTCAGGTGTTATAAATGATATCTGCAGGTATGTGGCTTACAGAGCACATGTGCCTTATGCCATAGTATGTACTGCACCATCCATGGATGGCTATGCATCTGTGGTATCGCCTTTAATTACAGATGGATTCAAAGAATCTCATAAAGCAGCTTATGCTTATGGAATATATGCGGATATTGATATTATGAAGAATGCTCCAATGTATTTACTTTGTTCAGGACTTGGGGACGTATTAGGTAAATATACTGCTCTTGCAGACTGGTCAATTACAAACCTCTTAACAGGAGAATATTATTGTAAGACTATTGCAGATATGGTTCAAGCTGCAGTAGATAATTGCGTTGCTGCTGCACCAAGGATTCCAGAAAGGAATCATGAAGTAGTAAAAAATATAACAGATGCACTAGTCTTGTCTGGAATAACTATAGGAATGTCAGGTTCTTCAAGACCTGCATCAGGTTCTGAGCATCATATTGCTCATGGCTGGGAAATAATGTTTCATACAAGAAATAGTGAAGAAAAATGGGTACATGGAAACTTTGTTGGAGTAGGTACGGTTGTAATGTCTATGTTATTTGAAGCATTAAATGATATAGATATAAAAAGTGTTATGGCTAAGAAAAGCTTCAGATACTACGATATGAATAAATGGAGACAAAATATTGAAAGCGTATTTGGTAAAGTGGCAGGTAATGTAATTAATTATAAAAAGGATGCAATTGAATTAGATCCTGATAAGAGACAAGAAAATGCAGAAAAGATAGCAGCAAACTGGAAGGAAATTCTTGATATTGGATATACTATAGTGCCAAGTTCTGAGAACGTAAAAAAAATACTACAGGACAGTGGATGTGTATGGCATCCTGAAGAACTTGGAATAGACAAGGATTTATTTATTAAGACTTTTATTGCTGCAAAGGACATAAGAACAAGATATGGCGTTGTGCATTTAATTGATGATCTTGGATTAACAGAAGAAATTGCTAATTTAATTGCTGATAAATTATATAAGTCCAGTAATATATAA